GTGTATTCCTATAGCAAGAAAAGAGCTGCTTATTTAGCTAAAGAAGCTGAGGTTGTGGCAGGACGCGTTATAGGGCATTCAGGAGTTACGAGATTTGCCTCATGGAAGACAAAGGCAATTATTGTTTTATACAAAAATCATTCTGAATATGTAAAAGAAACAGGGCAGCCAGGTTGGTCAGGTGGAACTGCTGGAATGCTCACTCACGGTCCTCTTACCCATAGGGCAATCTACTTGTATGAAGACGCGCCAAACCTTTTTCCCAATATACTTCCGCATGAAATTACACATCTGGTATTTATGCAGATGATGGGCGCTAAAGCCAATATCCCTCTTTGGCTGAATGAAGGACTGGCAGTATATGAGCAAAAAGATAAGGGAAGGAGCTTAAAAATAATAGCAGCAAGAAATATGAAAAGCAATGACTATATAAAACTTGACGACTTAATTAAGTATGAAAAGGCGCCAGAGGGTAGGGCTGAGTTGTTTTATGGAGCCTCAGCAGGATTGGTTGAATATCTTTTTGTTGTTTTGAATAGAGCCTGTTATGTAAAAATGATCTCTCTATTAAAGCAGGGCGCTTCATCCTATGAAGCATTTCAGGGAGCATATGCTAAGGTATTCAAATCCTTTTCATCAATGGAAACAGGTTGGAAGAAATACATGATAAAGGAATATGCCCGCTAGACAGTTGACATAAATTCAATTATTCTGATAGAATCAAGACAGATATGGGATACATAAGTAAAAAATGAATAAAATATTTAGTGTTATTATTATCCTAATTTTTATCTTTACTACTGCGATTCCTGTGTTAGCTAGTCCTAAAGAATCTCCAAAAGAACAGTTTGAATATGCTGAAAGCTTTAAAGATAAAAAGCCCAAGAAGTGTCTTGCGGAGCACAAAAAGCTCCTGAAATTTTATAAAAACAGTTCCTTTGCAGAAAAGTCACAGCTTAGAATAGCTCAATATTATTATGATCAGCACCAGTATTTTACAGCAGCAAAAGAATACCAGAAGGCAATAGATGGTTATCACTCCCCGGATAAATTAGAGATGATTACGAATATACAGAAGAGGATTGCTAATTACTTTTTTGCAAATCCAACTGTGCACAAAAATAAAAAGAGATATGAAAAAGCTGCCATAGTATACAGTATGGCTATAAAGAACATGCCATTCTCAAAGAATGCTGATGAATTTCAATATAGAATAGGGCTTTGTTATCAAAGGGAAGGTAAGTTGGAAGAAGCTGCAAAGGAGTTTAGAAAACTTATAAGTAATTATCCTAATAGTGTCTGGGTAGACGATGCCTACTATTGGATAGCGATTTGTTCTATTACTCCCTCAAACAGTTCTTCTTATGACCAGAGCTCTACAGACGCAACAATGGACAAGCTTACCAAGTTTACTGAATCATTTCCCAACAGTAATCTTTGTTCTCTGGCAGAGCGTAAGATCAGAGAGCTTCAAGATATAAAAGCACAGAAGGATTATGAAATAGCAGAGTTTTATAATAAGCAAAACAACAAGGGAGCTGCAGAAATTTATTACAAACGGGTATTAAAAACATACTCTTTCAGTAAATGGACTGTTCTTGCAGAGAAAAAACTGAAAGAGATACAAACCAAGGGAGGTAAGAATGAATGAGAAGACGACTAAGGGGTTTTCAATCCCTAAAATTTTAATTGTATTTTTAATTCCTATTGTCCTAGCAGGGTGTGGATATACTACCAGCACAATAAGAGGTGCTGGAATAAGCTCTATATACGTGCCAATGTTTAAGAATGAGACCTATGAGCATAATGTTCATGTAACAGTAACAGATGCTGTCATAAATGAACTTATTCTGGATGGAAATCTGAGGCTCCTAAAGCATGAAGAAGCAGACACTATACTTGAGGGGCAAGTAATAAGATACAAGACGGAGCCACTTGGATATGATGAAAATAATGATGTAGAACAATATCGAATGGTAGTAACTACACAGGTTGTATTTAGAAATCTTAAGAAAGATGAGATTATCTGGACTCAAACTATTGAAGGTAGTATTGCTTATTATACTTCTGGCAGATTAGGAATGTCGGAGAAAGTAGCTGCAGATGAGGCTATTGAAAATCTGGCAAGAAATATTGTAAGTGAAGTTGTTAATTTTTGGTAGAACTGGGTTTCTCCATTTCTTCGCTTTTCTTGGATACAGATTCTTTTTTGTTTGACTTAGTACCTTTAGTATCTGCAGATTGAACAGATATGTATTCATTCACTTTTCGCATTATCACGGATTTTTTTCTGCGAGCAGTGTTCTTCTTAATAATTCCCTTAGTTGTAGCTTTGTCTATCAAAGAAACGGATTTACTTATTGGTTTTTGCAGGTCTGCTGCGCTTGCTTTTTTATCTATAAGCTGATCAATATTCTTTACAGCAGCTTTAATAGTTGTCTTCGTTGCTCTATTTTTTTTGTATCTTTTTTTATTAGTTCTTACTCTCTTAACGGCCGACTTATGTCTCTGCATGTGCACAATCTCCTTATGTATGTTTGAAGGTGATTCTATATATTAAAAAGCTTTTGTCAATAGAGAATTCAAGCTTATCAGGCTCTGTCGGTCCAAAATTCTCTTGAGTTTGCCTGTATTAAATGATAGCTTCTAGAGAAACTGGGAATATGCAGGTATGTCAGGTTATATTATAGTTATATTTGCTTTTTTATTTCTTCTGACATTAGCTCTTTTATTTAGGGATAGAAAGCAGTCGTCTGATCCACTTATACACCAGGAGATAAATAATCTAAGAGAACAGGTTAGTAAAACCCTCTCCGATAATAGTCAGGTTCTCAATCAGCAGATGTCCCTGATAATTAGCCAGATAAATACACAGCTGCAGAATAACATAAAAATGCTTGAAACAGCCAATAAGAGCTTTTCCGACAAACTGGAAGGAACAACCAAGGTAGTTGGAGATGTGCAGAATCGGCTTACGCAATTAGCAGAAGCAAATAAAAGGATATACGATATTGGAAAAGACATATCTTCTTTGCAGGAAATACTCAGAGCGCCAAAATTAAGAGGAGGCTTTGGCGAGTTCTTGTTGGGAGATCTTCTCTCTCAGATTATGTCCCCGGAGCACTATGAGCTTCAGTATACTTTCAAGAATGGTCAACGAGTTGATGCGGTTATTAAATTAGCTCAGCAAATGGTGCCGATTGACGCAAAATTCCCTCTGGAAAATTTTAAGAGACTGATTAGTGCAGAGGACAATATTGAGAAGGCACAAATAAGAAAAGCATTCGTAATCGATGTTAAAAAACATATTGATAGCATTGCATCAAAATACATACTGCCCGATGAAGGCACCTTTGATTTTGCCTTTATGTATATTCCCGCAGAGAACGTGTATTATGAAACTATAATAAAGGACGATAATCTGGGAGAAGAGAAAAGTATTTGCAGCTACGCTTTGCGCAAAAAAGTAATTCCCGTATCTCCAAACAGCTTCTATGCATATTTGCAGGCAATTCTACTTGGATTAAGAGGCATGAGGATAGAAAAGAGTGCGCAAACCATAATAAGCAATCTTGCCAGACTGCACGGTGATCTGGCGAGGTTTTACGAGGAATTTTCAAAGATAGGCACGCATCTCTATCACTCAAAATCCTCTTATGAATCAGCGGAGCGAAGACTGGAAAAATTCACAAATAAGCTGGAGAATATTGCTTCGCCGGATAAAAAATCCATCACGCTTGGTAAAGAATGACAAAAATTGTTTTTATGGGGACACCTGATTTTGCCCTGCCGAGTCTTAATGCTCTTATAAAAGCCGGGCATGATGTGATATGTGTTGTTACGCAGCCTGACAGGTCAAAAGGCAGACAAAGAGAGGTGATGGCTCCTCCTGTAAAATTATGTGCACAAGAGTACAATACTAAGATTCTTCAGCCAGAGACAATAACAGATGTATTAGTAAAGAGCCTTCAAGCACTCAGTCCTGAGCTCGTAGTTGTTGTAGCTTATGGCAAAATACTTCCTAAACAGATTCTGGATATTCCACGCTTGGGTTGTATAAATGCGCATGCGTCTTTATTGCCAAAATATAGAGGTGCAGCTCCAATGCAAAGAGCATTGCTTAATAGCGAGAAACAAACAGGTGTAACAATAATGTTTATGAATGAAAGAATGGATGCCGGTGACATTTTACTTCAAGAAAAAATAATGGTTAGCCCCTCAGATAACCTGGAAACTCTCCATGATAGATTAAGCAAACTATCAGCAAAATTATTAGTTAAAGCTATAGCACAAATAGAGCAAGGCACTTGTTCCAGAATCACTCAAAATCATGCAGAGGCGACGTATGCTCCAATGCTCAAGAAATCCGACGGTCTCATAGATTGGACCAGACCTGCAAAAGAAATTAATAATATGATAAGAGCTATGAATCCATGGCCAGGTACTTACACATTCCTAAACATATCTGGCAAAAAGAAAATGCTAAAAATACTCAAAACAGAAGTTTATGACAAATCCGCATACAGCAAAGAAAAAACAAGTGTTTTACTGGATATATTGAAGAATAAAGGCGGACTTGTAGGCACAGGCAAGGGACAACTTCTGCTTAATGAGGTTCAGCTTGAGAGCAGTAGAAAAGTATCTTTCGAAGAATTTATCAGAGGCCATCCTGTTAAGAAGGGGTTCAGGTTCCGATAGATCTCCGCAAATGCGGAGACTCAGAGGGATGAGCTCAGGTGTGTGATAGATTCGAAATATGCGGTGCGTGGAAACATGTCCACGAGTCCCGTGTCTATAAGTCGATAGCTATGGCTGGTCAGAAACTTCACGTCACGCGCCATTGTGTCTGCCGCGCATGACACATAAATAATATCGCGCGGTTTCTTTCTGCTCAAAATCTCGACTACCCGTTTCTCCAATCCGGCACGCGGTGGATCGAGTATTACCGTCGTGTTCTTAACATCGATATTGTTCAGCGCTTCTTCAAGCAGATCTTCTGCGTAACCATGACGGAACGCTACCGAATCAAGATTCAAGGCTCGTCCATTGCATATTGCTGCGTTGATTGCGTGCTTGTCTGTATCTATACCAAGTACTGCTTTCACTCCGATCTTTGCCGCTATGAACGCAAAAGTACCCACTCCGCAGTAGAGGTCTATAACCGCCTTGGGTTCAGTACGATTCAGTATTTCGGACAAACTATCAAAAAGGGCTTCTGTTATCCGCGGATTAGTCTGGAAGAAACTTTTTGTTGGAACACTGATATTGCCAAGGGGTGTTTTCTCAACCAGGCTCGGGCTGGAAGGCGCGATGTGATTGGTCCAATACACAGCGCCATCATGCTCTGTACATCTGAGATTGACCGATGTGCCGTAGCTGAACGAGTAATCTTTTCTAAGTTCTGTCAGAAGATTGTTAAGAGGGTCCATTGCCAATGGGCAATTCGGAATATCGAGAACGGTCTTATTGTCCTTCATATAGTATCCAAAAGTCCTGCTATCGTCTCTTCGCCCATTAACGTGCATAGATATCTTGTTCCTGTATCCAAGCACGGATGGGCACCGTATTGGCTCTCTGCAGGTCACTTCGTGGCATCCACCCATGTGTTCAAGAAGGTTCACAAGCTGTTTCTGCTTAAATTCTATCTCCGCATCATGCTCCATATGCTGGTAACAACATCCCTCGCATTTCTCGGCAAACTCACAAGATGGTATGATACGCGAGGACGATTCCTCCAGTATCTCCACCAGGTCGGCCTCGGCACAATTCTTCCTTTGCTTCCTGATTTGCACTCGCACCAGTTCATTTGGGAGCACACCGTCAACAAAGTAGACCATGCCATCCAGCCGCGCCAGGCCACGTCCGCGGTAAACCACATCTTGGATTCTCAATTTAATTGTATCTTTATTATTCATGTCAAATAGATAATCTCATTTCGTTTCGCATTTAAACATACATCATTGAACAGATTGCGTTCAAGATAGCGACTAATTTTATATAAATCAAGGGATTTTTGTGCGAAAATACGGGCTTTAGGCTTGCTTAAGGAGATGCAGCTTGAGGGTAGTAGAAAGGTATCTTTCGAAGAATTTATTAGAGGTCATCCCGTTAAAAAAGGTTTCAGATTCCGATAGTAAGCAGATGTCTTCTTTTGCCGTGCACGACTTGTCATCCCTCAACAAGCTCCTTCCTCAGCATCTCTCTGCCTTTCTCGTAGGTAGGGCACGGGGCAGGGATTTTGCCACATCCATCACGCCACACGGAAAGATCTGCGATGGTGTTGTCCAACGCGCAAATTCCGGCGGTTTTCGGAATGCGCTGGAAGATCAGCTTGTATAATTCCCTAGCTTTCATAGTGGTGCCGTATGTCAGCCCCAAAGCCTGCAGCACATTCAGATCTTTCATCTCGTTGTAAAGTCCTTGGGAACCCCCGCATGCATTCAATTCGAGTACGCGGCTTGGACACGAGGCGCACATCATCCAATCTGCGCCTGAGACGAGGGTAATAGGCGTTTCGGTGTTCTTGAGGATATGTTGGATCATCTCAGGCAGGTTGTCGGGCTCGTATGGAGGTCTCACGCCGTCACCATACTGAGACACGGCACACAAGAGGATGTGTGGGCGAATCTTGATCGTGTCGGCGTGGTACATGTCCTGCAGGGATATTCCCTTGTCCTCTTTCATCTCCTCTTGGCTTCGTGGAGGAATGATCGCGTTGATTCCCTTCGAATATCCTTTTTCGTAACATCCGCTGTTAGCATATGGACATCCGCGCCACGCTTCGGATGTGACTGTATCGTAGCCACATATTCCGAAAACGGAAGGGATTGCTTTAAACAAGCGCCCAAGAAGAACTCTTGCAGGAAGGATGCTTCCCGGGGCAAGATCCAGCCGCTGAAGAATATCCATGTCTCGCTTTCTATTAAACTCAGATCCTTCCGGAGTATCGTCTTCGGTGCCTGGGTCCTGATAAGAAAATACGCCACCCCCATTGCAGCGAAGGTTGACGGGCATGTCGGGGTTGTTCCTGACACTTTCGCGGAGTTTCCTGAGTCGTGCATTTCTTGAGATCAAGTCGTTTTCACCGAGTGAACACACGATACAAAGAAGTTGATATGGTCTGATAACTAGCATCGGATAGTCTTGGCACTTCATAATTCTTTCCTTTCAGTTGCTTTTATTTTAGAATAACTATAACAATTGTATGATTGTATAATGTTATGTGTCAAGTAAGATTTACCTTGCATTACTGGCATTTTCATTTCTTGAAACATAAGACGAAATGTGTTAAAAGAATGGAACTAATTTAGGAGAAATTTGGCCCAATGATAAAAATAGCGCCTTCAATCCTTTCTGCGGATTTTTCAAAACTTGAGCAAGAGGTGTATAGAGCTGAGGAAGCAGGAGCGGATCTTATACATATTGATGTTATGGATGGACATTTTGTTCCTAATATAACAATAGGTCCAGTAGTGGTAAAATCTATAAGAAACAAGACTAGTATTCCGCTTGATGTGCATTTAATGATTGAAAATCCAGACAAATACATAGATGCTTTTGCAGAAGCAGGCGCAGATATTATAACTGTTCATGTTGAGGCATGTGAGCATTTACATAAGACTTTTGATCATATACGAAAATTCTCCAAGACAGTCGGAGTTTCACTTAACCCTTCTACGCCTATTGTGCGTATAGAACACATTCTAAAACAGGTTGATATGGTTCTCGTTATGACCGTTAATCCGGGATTTAGCGGTCAGAAATTCATCAGATCTGTTCTGCCAAAGATAAAAGAGCTTAAGCAAATGATAGATAATGCAGGGTTACCTGTTGATATAGAGGTAGATGGCGGGATAGACGAAGTCACAGCAGCAGATGTTGTAAAAGCAGGTGCTAACATATTGGTTGCTGGAACCGCTGTATTTAAAGCGACTGATATAAAAGAGGCAATTGCAAAATTGCGGGGTAAGGGAAATAGTAATGCTTGAAATAATATCA
This is a stretch of genomic DNA from bacterium. It encodes these proteins:
- the rpsT gene encoding 30S ribosomal protein S20, with translation MQRHKSAVKRVRTNKKRYKKNRATKTTIKAAVKNIDQLIDKKASAADLQKPISKSVSLIDKATTKGIIKKNTARRKKSVIMRKVNEYISVQSADTKGTKSNKKESVSKKSEEMEKPSSTKN
- a CDS encoding LptE family protein, with translation MNEKTTKGFSIPKILIVFLIPIVLAGCGYTTSTIRGAGISSIYVPMFKNETYEHNVHVTVTDAVINELILDGNLRLLKHEEADTILEGQVIRYKTEPLGYDENNDVEQYRMVVTTQVVFRNLKKDEIIWTQTIEGSIAYYTSGRLGMSEKVAADEAIENLARNIVSEVVNFW
- the fmt gene encoding methionyl-tRNA formyltransferase; amino-acid sequence: MTKIVFMGTPDFALPSLNALIKAGHDVICVVTQPDRSKGRQREVMAPPVKLCAQEYNTKILQPETITDVLVKSLQALSPELVVVVAYGKILPKQILDIPRLGCINAHASLLPKYRGAAPMQRALLNSEKQTGVTIMFMNERMDAGDILLQEKIMVSPSDNLETLHDRLSKLSAKLLVKAIAQIEQGTCSRITQNHAEATYAPMLKKSDGLIDWTRPAKEINNMIRAMNPWPGTYTFLNISGKKKMLKILKTEVYDKSAYSKEKTSVLLDILKNKGGLVGTGKGQLLLNEVQLESSRKVSFEEFIRGHPVKKGFRFR
- a CDS encoding DNA recombination protein RmuC — translated: MSGYIIVIFAFLFLLTLALLFRDRKQSSDPLIHQEINNLREQVSKTLSDNSQVLNQQMSLIISQINTQLQNNIKMLETANKSFSDKLEGTTKVVGDVQNRLTQLAEANKRIYDIGKDISSLQEILRAPKLRGGFGEFLLGDLLSQIMSPEHYELQYTFKNGQRVDAVIKLAQQMVPIDAKFPLENFKRLISAEDNIEKAQIRKAFVIDVKKHIDSIASKYILPDEGTFDFAFMYIPAENVYYETIIKDDNLGEEKSICSYALRKKVIPVSPNSFYAYLQAILLGLRGMRIEKSAQTIISNLARLHGDLARFYEEFSKIGTHLYHSKSSYESAERRLEKFTNKLENIASPDKKSITLGKE
- a CDS encoding class I SAM-dependent RNA methyltransferase gives rise to the protein MNNKDTIKLRIQDVVYRGRGLARLDGMVYFVDGVLPNELVRVQIRKQRKNCAEADLVEILEESSSRIIPSCEFAEKCEGCCYQHMEHDAEIEFKQKQLVNLLEHMGGCHEVTCREPIRCPSVLGYRNKISMHVNGRRDDSRTFGYYMKDNKTVLDIPNCPLAMDPLNNLLTELRKDYSFSYGTSVNLRCTEHDGAVYWTNHIAPSSPSLVEKTPLGNISVPTKSFFQTNPRITEALFDSLSEILNRTEPKAVIDLYCGVGTFAFIAAKIGVKAVLGIDTDKHAINAAICNGRALNLDSVAFRHGYAEDLLEEALNNIDVKNTTVILDPPRAGLEKRVVEILSRKKPRDIIYVSCAADTMARDVKFLTSHSYRLIDTGLVDMFPRTAYFESITHLSSSL
- the rpe gene encoding ribulose-phosphate 3-epimerase, whose translation is MIKIAPSILSADFSKLEQEVYRAEEAGADLIHIDVMDGHFVPNITIGPVVVKSIRNKTSIPLDVHLMIENPDKYIDAFAEAGADIITVHVEACEHLHKTFDHIRKFSKTVGVSLNPSTPIVRIEHILKQVDMVLVMTVNPGFSGQKFIRSVLPKIKELKQMIDNAGLPVDIEVDGGIDEVTAADVVKAGANILVAGTAVFKATDIKEAIAKLRGKGNSNA
- a CDS encoding DUF1284 domain-containing protein; the encoded protein is MKCQDYPMLVIRPYQLLCIVCSLGENDLISRNARLRKLRESVRNNPDMPVNLRCNGGGVFSYQDPGTEDDTPEGSEFNRKRDMDILQRLDLAPGSILPARVLLGRLFKAIPSVFGICGYDTVTSEAWRGCPYANSGCYEKGYSKGINAIIPPRSQEEMKEDKGISLQDMYHADTIKIRPHILLCAVSQYGDGVRPPYEPDNLPEMIQHILKNTETPITLVSGADWMMCASCPSRVLELNACGGSQGLYNEMKDLNVLQALGLTYGTTMKARELYKLIFQRIPKTAGICALDNTIADLSVWRDGCGKIPAPCPTYEKGREMLRKELVEG
- the bamD gene encoding outer membrane protein assembly factor BamD encodes the protein MNKIFSVIIILIFIFTTAIPVLASPKESPKEQFEYAESFKDKKPKKCLAEHKKLLKFYKNSSFAEKSQLRIAQYYYDQHQYFTAAKEYQKAIDGYHSPDKLEMITNIQKRIANYFFANPTVHKNKKRYEKAAIVYSMAIKNMPFSKNADEFQYRIGLCYQREGKLEEAAKEFRKLISNYPNSVWVDDAYYWIAICSITPSNSSSYDQSSTDATMDKLTKFTESFPNSNLCSLAERKIRELQDIKAQKDYEIAEFYNKQNNKGAAEIYYKRVLKTYSFSKWTVLAEKKLKEIQTKGGKNE